The following are encoded in a window of Deinococcus misasensis DSM 22328 genomic DNA:
- a CDS encoding HD domain-containing protein: MDARLNQQMHFIITCDRLKHTLRKTNLHNGSRKENSAEHSWHLALMALTLAEHVPEKTSIHRVIELLLVHDLVEILAGDTYFAASAEEKAKQAELEQEAARDLFALLPEPQSQHFLTLWKEFEEAQTPEAQFARALDALQPMLLAWGMQGKGCKDEYPELTRRTLLELKAKHLQKFPSLWDYTQDMLTEAVQCGALDGGEEDKANSAT; encoded by the coding sequence ATGGATGCCAGACTGAACCAGCAAATGCACTTCATCATCACCTGTGATCGTTTAAAGCACACCCTCAGAAAAACCAACTTGCACAACGGCAGTCGCAAAGAAAACAGCGCAGAACATTCCTGGCATCTGGCCCTGATGGCCCTCACCCTTGCAGAGCACGTCCCTGAGAAAACCTCCATCCACAGGGTCATCGAGTTGCTGCTGGTACATGATCTGGTGGAGATTCTGGCTGGAGACACTTACTTTGCAGCTTCTGCTGAGGAAAAGGCAAAGCAAGCAGAACTGGAACAGGAAGCTGCAAGAGATTTGTTTGCCTTGCTTCCCGAACCCCAGAGCCAGCACTTTTTGACTTTATGGAAAGAGTTCGAGGAGGCACAGACCCCAGAAGCCCAATTCGCACGGGCTCTGGATGCCTTGCAACCGATGCTGCTTGCATGGGGGATGCAGGGAAAGGGCTGCAAAGACGAATACCCAGAGCTGACCCGCAGAACCCTTCTGGAACTCAAAGCCAAACATCTACAGAAGTTCCCAAGCTTGTGGGATTACACACAAGACATGCTGACCGAAGCGGTGCAGTGTGGGGCTCTGGATGGGGGAGAGGAGGACAAAGCCAATTCGGCAACATGA
- a CDS encoding RidA family protein, with protein MSDQKRINFSGSSPLEPVIGYSRVVRVGNIVHVAGTTATDSDGSGRIVGVGDMYLQTRQTLRNIQRALEAAGVELKHVVRTRMFVTDISRWEEVGRAHGEFFSDIRPVAAMYGIQALVHPDMLVEIEVEAIVTDA; from the coding sequence ATGTCAGATCAGAAACGCATCAATTTTTCAGGATCTTCTCCACTTGAGCCAGTCATTGGTTACTCCAGGGTTGTGCGTGTGGGCAACATTGTGCATGTGGCTGGAACCACCGCCACCGATTCAGATGGTTCCGGACGCATTGTGGGTGTGGGTGACATGTATCTGCAAACCCGCCAAACCCTCCGGAACATCCAGAGGGCTCTGGAAGCTGCAGGGGTGGAGCTGAAACACGTGGTCCGCACCCGCATGTTTGTCACCGACATTTCCAGATGGGAAGAGGTGGGACGTGCCCACGGAGAATTCTTCAGTGACATTCGACCAGTGGCAGCCATGTATGGGATTCAGGCTCTGGTGCATCCAGACATGCTTGTTGAGATTGAAGTTGAAGCCATTGTCACTGATGCCTGA
- a CDS encoding replication initiator protein A — MAKKEPIHLRRFDELNLARLGLISVQRNIPETLTRWEVEHETDGRVVRVVCAGTTEYGGVPHGIDNDISAAIINLFIESGSPEDGALTFTTYQLLRAAGLSTSVRYYNLARESLLRLYSSSYLITEGWRDHPKRRWVTVGFRYVEKIEFTSADGDTLDGKSIIRVVLPKELVHSIRAGYIKPLDLQFMRSLEQPTTRALFRLLDAQRVDPEDPSRTVQVLQVDLLEWAEMCKLVLPTAHRIRRALEPAHEELIAKGYLASVSYSGRGKKQNITYAFAQGVLSHPVTQELVDVLMEHGVAEPRARDLVRQYGDQVQDAAQRMENLLKSGFKPRNRGGFLVDLLTNPNKYALEEGNATEASPQVAGRLELDRQVAGAEVSEQERLRQEYDQMTPEQRGEHVVRTLNLLIRSALKPLEYDLLQEAVVQGEVDGYQLIREASTAVIQKQLNGFVDAIRKLLY, encoded by the coding sequence ATGGCCAAAAAAGAACCCATCCACCTGAGACGGTTTGACGAACTCAACCTGGCCCGCCTGGGATTGATCAGCGTTCAACGAAACATCCCCGAAACCCTCACCCGCTGGGAAGTCGAACACGAAACCGACGGCAGAGTTGTGCGCGTTGTCTGTGCAGGGACAACAGAGTACGGTGGCGTTCCACACGGCATTGACAACGACATCAGCGCAGCCATCATCAACCTGTTCATCGAATCGGGCAGCCCGGAAGATGGGGCACTGACCTTCACCACCTACCAGCTTTTGCGTGCTGCAGGGCTTTCCACCAGCGTCCGGTATTACAACCTCGCCAGAGAAAGCTTGCTCCGCCTGTACTCCTCGAGCTACCTGATCACCGAAGGCTGGCGCGATCACCCCAAGCGCCGCTGGGTCACGGTGGGCTTCCGGTACGTGGAAAAAATTGAATTCACTTCTGCCGACGGAGACACCCTGGACGGCAAATCCATCATCCGGGTGGTGTTGCCCAAGGAGTTGGTGCACAGCATCCGGGCCGGGTACATCAAGCCTCTGGACCTGCAGTTCATGCGCTCACTGGAACAACCCACCACCAGAGCGCTTTTCCGCTTGCTGGACGCCCAGAGGGTGGATCCAGAGGACCCCTCCCGAACCGTGCAGGTGCTTCAAGTGGACCTGCTGGAATGGGCCGAGATGTGCAAACTGGTTTTGCCCACGGCCCACCGCATCCGTCGGGCGCTTGAGCCTGCCCATGAAGAGCTGATCGCCAAAGGATATCTGGCCAGTGTTTCTTACTCTGGGCGCGGAAAAAAGCAGAACATCACTTATGCGTTTGCGCAAGGGGTGCTGTCCCATCCAGTCACGCAGGAACTGGTGGATGTCCTGATGGAGCACGGGGTGGCAGAACCCAGAGCCAGAGATCTGGTGCGCCAGTATGGCGATCAGGTCCAAGATGCAGCCCAGCGCATGGAAAACCTGCTCAAGTCGGGTTTCAAGCCACGCAACCGGGGCGGTTTTCTGGTGGATTTGCTCACCAATCCGAACAAATACGCTCTGGAAGAGGGAAATGCCACAGAGGCCTCTCCACAAGTTGCAGGACGTCTGGAGCTTGACCGGCAAGTTGCTGGCGCAGAAGTGTCTGAGCAGGAACGCTTGAGGCAAGAGTACGACCAGATGACCCCCGAGCAACGTGGAGAGCATGTGGTTCGGACCCTCAACCTGCTGATCCGTTCTGCCCTGAAGCCTCTGGAGTATGACTTGCTTCAGGAGGCTGTGGTTCAGGGTGAAGTGGATGGTTACCAGTTGATCCGGGAGGCCAGCACCGCTGTGATCCAAAAACAACTGAATGGGTTTGTGGATGCCATCCGCAAGTTGCTCTATTGA
- a CDS encoding Gfo/Idh/MocA family protein: MPLSKGNEQMALKYGMIGGGKDAFIGAVHRKAIALDSTAELVAGAFSSNPEKALLSGKELGVKRNYPTWEAMLEGELALPEDERIDFVVIVTPNHMHYPTAKAFAEAGFNVVSDKPLVHSSEQAEDLVRIVQEKGVVFGVTYNYTGYPMVRQAREMVRRGDLGAIRKVIVEYNQGWLATKLEETGAKQADWRTDPKRSGIAGAMGDIGSHAENLMSTITGLHISHICADLTTFVEGRQLDDDGNVLLKFDNGGKGVLIASQIEIGMENDLRIRVFGEKGSLVWHQEDPNGLEFHRLGEPVQVLKRGNDYLCDAAKKASRIPAGHPEAFLEAFANIYRGVAEAILARKAGNPLTEFDFPTVQDGALGVKFIEKVVESSQSDQKWTVF, encoded by the coding sequence ATGCCGCTTTCGAAAGGAAATGAGCAGATGGCCCTGAAATACGGCATGATCGGGGGCGGCAAGGACGCATTCATTGGAGCGGTGCACCGCAAAGCCATCGCACTGGATTCCACCGCAGAACTGGTGGCCGGGGCTTTTTCCAGCAACCCAGAGAAAGCCCTCCTCTCTGGCAAAGAACTGGGTGTGAAGCGCAATTACCCCACTTGGGAGGCCATGCTGGAAGGCGAACTGGCCCTGCCTGAGGACGAGCGCATTGATTTTGTGGTGATCGTGACCCCGAACCACATGCACTACCCAACTGCGAAAGCTTTTGCAGAAGCGGGGTTCAATGTTGTGTCCGACAAGCCTCTGGTGCACAGCAGCGAACAGGCCGAAGATCTGGTTCGCATCGTGCAGGAAAAAGGGGTGGTTTTCGGGGTGACCTACAATTACACCGGATACCCGATGGTGCGTCAGGCCAGAGAAATGGTGCGTCGCGGTGACCTCGGGGCCATCCGCAAAGTGATTGTGGAGTACAACCAAGGCTGGCTTGCCACCAAACTGGAAGAAACCGGAGCCAAACAGGCCGACTGGCGCACCGATCCCAAACGTTCAGGGATCGCCGGGGCGATGGGAGACATCGGTTCCCACGCAGAGAACCTGATGAGCACCATCACTGGACTCCACATCTCCCACATCTGCGCAGACCTGACCACCTTTGTGGAAGGCAGGCAACTGGACGACGATGGAAACGTGCTTCTCAAGTTTGACAATGGAGGCAAAGGGGTTTTGATCGCCTCCCAGATCGAGATTGGCATGGAAAACGACCTGAGGATCCGGGTTTTCGGAGAGAAAGGCTCTCTGGTGTGGCATCAGGAAGACCCGAATGGACTGGAGTTTCACCGTCTCGGCGAACCTGTGCAAGTCCTCAAGCGCGGCAACGACTACTTGTGTGATGCAGCCAAAAAAGCGTCCCGCATCCCTGCAGGTCACCCCGAGGCGTTCCTTGAAGCGTTTGCCAACATCTACCGGGGTGTGGCAGAGGCCATCCTTGCCCGCAAAGCTGGGAATCCCCTGACAGAATTCGATTTCCCCACCGTGCAAGACGGGGCTCTGGGCGTAAAGTTCATCGAAAAAGTGGTGGAAAGCAGCCAGTCAGACCAGAAATGGACCGTGTTCTGA
- a CDS encoding ThuA domain-containing protein — MIRVTIWNENRHEKRNPKVTAIYPDGIHGAIKKGLEAYGFDARTATLDEPEHGLTDDVLNSTDVLVWWGHLAHGEVQDEIVEKVQQRVLAGMGLIVLHSGHFSKIFKKLMGTTCDLKWREANDKERLWVVSHSHPIMEGIGEYVEIDAEEMYGEPFDIPAPDELLMVSWFSGGEIFRSAVTYRRGLGKIFYFRPGHETYPTYHNAQVIRIIANGVKWTAPALNDPRKFGNAKALEAGVE, encoded by the coding sequence ATGATTCGAGTGACCATCTGGAACGAAAACCGCCATGAAAAACGCAACCCCAAAGTGACCGCCATTTATCCAGACGGCATCCACGGGGCCATCAAGAAAGGGCTGGAAGCCTACGGTTTTGACGCCAGAACGGCCACCCTTGACGAGCCAGAGCACGGCCTGACCGATGACGTGCTGAACAGCACCGATGTGCTGGTCTGGTGGGGTCACCTTGCCCACGGTGAAGTGCAAGACGAGATTGTCGAAAAAGTGCAGCAACGCGTGCTGGCCGGGATGGGCCTGATTGTTCTCCACTCGGGTCACTTCTCCAAAATCTTCAAGAAACTGATGGGCACCACCTGTGACCTCAAGTGGCGAGAGGCCAACGACAAAGAGCGCCTGTGGGTGGTCAGCCATTCCCACCCCATCATGGAAGGCATCGGTGAGTACGTGGAAATTGATGCCGAAGAGATGTATGGAGAGCCTTTTGACATTCCGGCCCCCGATGAACTCCTGATGGTGAGCTGGTTCTCGGGTGGGGAGATCTTCAGAAGCGCTGTCACCTACCGCAGAGGACTGGGAAAAATCTTTTATTTCCGTCCCGGTCACGAAACCTACCCCACCTACCACAATGCTCAGGTGATCCGCATCATCGCCAACGGGGTGAAATGGACCGCGCCTGCCCTGAACGATCCCCGCAAATTTGGCAATGCCAAGGCTCTGGAAGCAGGGGTTGAGTGA
- a CDS encoding ATP-grasp domain-containing protein: MNFCILHPAEPFQIRKVDEQFKEERETAQMLGFSTLLMSHEDLQEGKWKLSGDLQSGTRVIYRGWMLTVPEYQIFERLAMARGLNLLTSSEQYQSTHQLPFWYPLLKEHTPESRFFENAKEAILGLQDVSWKAFFVKDWVKSLSTGRGPVAHHLSEIADIEQQMIHFRGGVEGGLCVREFEPLVANTEERCFVVHGKVFLRAGVAEKHPQIAHLAHIAAQKVGSLFFSVDIALDEKGKARIIELGDGQMSDLKHWNLENFALVLQYLKEN, encoded by the coding sequence ATGAACTTTTGCATTCTTCATCCTGCCGAACCTTTCCAGATCAGAAAAGTCGATGAACAATTCAAAGAAGAAAGAGAAACTGCCCAGATGTTGGGTTTTTCCACACTCCTCATGTCCCATGAAGATCTTCAAGAGGGAAAATGGAAGCTCTCTGGAGACTTGCAAAGTGGTACCAGAGTCATTTACAGGGGGTGGATGCTGACCGTCCCGGAGTACCAGATTTTTGAACGTCTGGCCATGGCCAGAGGCTTGAACCTCTTGACCTCCTCTGAGCAATACCAGAGCACCCATCAGCTGCCTTTCTGGTATCCGCTCCTGAAGGAACACACCCCTGAAAGTCGGTTCTTTGAAAATGCCAAAGAGGCCATTCTGGGCCTGCAAGATGTGTCTTGGAAAGCTTTTTTTGTGAAAGATTGGGTCAAATCCCTTTCGACAGGCAGGGGTCCTGTTGCCCATCATTTGTCAGAAATTGCGGACATTGAACAACAGATGATTCACTTTCGTGGAGGGGTTGAAGGGGGTCTCTGCGTGCGTGAATTTGAACCTCTGGTTGCAAACACTGAAGAACGCTGTTTTGTGGTTCATGGAAAAGTTTTTTTGCGTGCAGGTGTTGCTGAAAAACATCCACAAATCGCCCATCTGGCCCACATTGCAGCACAAAAAGTGGGGTCTCTGTTCTTTTCTGTGGACATTGCTCTGGATGAAAAGGGCAAGGCAAGGATCATCGAATTGGGTGATGGTCAGATGAGTGACCTGAAACACTGGAATCTGGAAAACTTTGCTCTGGTTCTACAATACCTCAAAGAGAACTAA
- a CDS encoding sugar phosphate isomerase/epimerase family protein, with translation MPRPVTLFTGQWADLPLSDLAPLAKAMGYDGLELACWGDHFNVQEALKNPEYIKQKLELLHQHDLKVYAISNHLVGQAVCDLIDERHKSIVPEHVWGDGDPEGVRRRAAEEIMDTARAAQALGVKVVNGFTGSSIWHSIYAFPPTSQDFWEAGFEDFGKRWGAILDVFEQCDVNFALEVHPTEIAFDIATSERAIKAVNNHPRFGFNYDPSHLGYQHVDYIRFIRQFADRIFHVHMKDVWWGHGDGSVGVFGGHTSFGDYRRYWDFRSLGHGDIKFEDVLVALNDINYSGPLSVEWEDIRMDRVHGASESAAFVRKLDFTPSRVAFDAAFERK, from the coding sequence ATGCCAAGACCTGTGACGCTTTTTACTGGACAGTGGGCCGATTTGCCCCTGAGTGATCTTGCTCCCCTCGCCAAGGCCATGGGGTACGACGGTCTGGAACTCGCCTGCTGGGGAGACCACTTCAATGTTCAGGAAGCCCTGAAAAACCCCGAGTACATCAAACAGAAACTCGAACTCCTGCACCAGCACGACCTGAAGGTGTATGCCATCAGCAACCATCTGGTCGGTCAGGCGGTGTGTGACCTCATCGACGAGAGACACAAATCCATCGTTCCAGAGCACGTCTGGGGAGATGGAGACCCGGAAGGGGTGCGCAGACGTGCCGCCGAAGAAATCATGGACACCGCCCGTGCTGCGCAGGCTCTGGGGGTCAAGGTCGTCAACGGTTTCACCGGGTCCTCGATCTGGCATTCCATTTACGCTTTCCCGCCGACCAGTCAGGACTTCTGGGAGGCCGGTTTTGAAGACTTCGGCAAACGCTGGGGAGCCATTCTGGACGTCTTCGAGCAGTGCGATGTGAATTTCGCTCTGGAAGTGCACCCCACCGAAATTGCTTTTGACATTGCCACCAGTGAACGGGCCATCAAAGCGGTCAACAACCATCCCCGTTTCGGGTTCAACTACGATCCCAGTCACCTCGGATACCAGCATGTGGACTACATCCGCTTCATTCGGCAGTTTGCAGACCGGATTTTCCACGTGCACATGAAAGACGTGTGGTGGGGACACGGAGACGGCAGCGTGGGGGTTTTCGGAGGGCACACCAGCTTCGGAGATTACCGCCGTTACTGGGATTTCCGTTCTCTGGGACACGGGGACATCAAATTTGAAGATGTGCTTGTGGCCCTGAATGACATCAACTACTCGGGACCGCTTTCGGTGGAGTGGGAGGACATCCGCATGGACCGGGTGCACGGGGCCAGTGAGAGTGCAGCCTTCGTGCGAAAACTGGACTTTACTCCCTCCAGAGTGGCTTTCGATGCCGCTTTCGAAAGGAAATGA
- a CDS encoding Gfo/Idh/MocA family protein has translation MTEVKPFRVAIIGAGNIAGAHYRGYTAAGAQLVAIAEPFEVTRQRRETEWGVPGYATVEELLEKADFEAVSICTPNAYHHGLTLAAAKAGKHILCEKPLSMSIEQCDEMIQVCREAGVVLQTGHHLRSNLYVEQAKQIIDAGGIGDITFIRLRQAHDWSGSETVSPAFGSIAQAGGGTMLDNGCHMYDLARHFAGDVKSIFARTATLKYDIEVEDVSVASLEFASGALGSVENSWTATGWEEGFWVYGTQGVLECQIRNGIPRYLKHITRIGGNRDWSRPDEVLYSFTSEGGHPRQVVNFMRSIREGQKVICTGEDGRESVRLVLQGYESARNGQVVTLL, from the coding sequence ATGACCGAAGTCAAACCTTTCCGGGTGGCCATCATCGGGGCCGGGAACATTGCTGGGGCCCACTACAGGGGTTACACCGCAGCAGGAGCCCAACTGGTGGCCATAGCTGAGCCTTTCGAGGTGACCCGCCAGAGGCGCGAAACCGAGTGGGGTGTGCCCGGTTATGCCACTGTGGAAGAACTGCTGGAAAAGGCCGATTTTGAAGCCGTCAGCATCTGCACCCCCAACGCCTACCACCACGGGTTGACGCTGGCAGCAGCAAAAGCGGGCAAGCACATCCTCTGTGAAAAACCGCTTTCGATGTCCATCGAGCAGTGCGATGAGATGATTCAGGTGTGCAGGGAAGCCGGTGTGGTGCTGCAAACCGGGCACCACCTGCGCAGCAACCTGTACGTTGAACAGGCCAAGCAGATCATTGACGCTGGAGGGATTGGAGACATCACTTTCATTCGCCTCAGGCAGGCCCACGACTGGTCTGGCAGTGAAACGGTTTCACCTGCTTTCGGTTCGATTGCACAGGCCGGTGGGGGCACCATGCTGGACAACGGTTGCCACATGTACGACCTCGCCCGTCACTTTGCTGGAGATGTGAAATCCATTTTTGCCCGCACCGCCACCCTCAAATACGACATCGAGGTGGAGGATGTCAGTGTGGCCAGTCTGGAATTTGCCTCAGGTGCTCTGGGCAGCGTGGAAAACTCCTGGACCGCCACTGGATGGGAAGAAGGCTTCTGGGTGTATGGCACGCAGGGGGTGCTGGAGTGCCAGATCCGCAACGGCATTCCCCGTTACCTCAAACACATCACCCGCATCGGTGGAAACCGCGACTGGAGCCGTCCCGACGAGGTGCTGTACAGCTTCACCTCTGAAGGAGGACACCCGAGACAGGTGGTCAACTTCATGCGCAGCATCCGTGAAGGCCAGAAGGTGATTTGCACCGGAGAAGACGGCCGGGAAAGCGTGCGTCTGGTGCTTCAGGGTTATGAAAGTGCCCGCAATGGTCAAGTGGTGACACTTTTGTGA
- a CDS encoding AraC family transcriptional regulator — MPVQDSTNYTSGFWCWVGQPGIADHLHRHSDIELNLVCSGELTYLLGGGMQVLKAGDLAIFWAVTPHRIVHLQEGCKLGVVHIPLTDFLRWNIPQKLVHPVMHGELVLHREAPAFDIQLFERWAREVQNTPSPDPDQLEIQQIVYLELQARLRRAARDLSQAPERIMATRTHPEDLTRVETMATFVSSNYTDPLTVEDIARGANLHPNYAMSLFKRTMGLTLLEYLTQHRLAHAQRLLITSDCSILDVALEAGFGSLSRFYAVFKSEVGISPRQYRRQRAT, encoded by the coding sequence GTGCCAGTGCAGGACAGTACGAATTACACTTCAGGTTTCTGGTGCTGGGTGGGCCAACCCGGCATTGCCGACCACCTCCACAGACACAGTGACATCGAACTCAACCTCGTGTGCAGTGGGGAACTCACCTACCTGCTCGGGGGTGGGATGCAGGTCCTCAAAGCGGGCGATCTGGCCATCTTCTGGGCGGTCACCCCACACCGGATTGTGCACCTTCAGGAAGGCTGCAAACTCGGGGTGGTGCACATCCCACTCACCGATTTTCTGCGCTGGAACATCCCCCAGAAGCTGGTCCATCCCGTGATGCATGGCGAACTGGTCCTGCACCGTGAAGCCCCAGCTTTCGACATTCAGCTTTTTGAACGCTGGGCCAGAGAGGTGCAGAACACCCCTTCACCTGACCCGGACCAACTGGAAATCCAGCAGATTGTGTATCTGGAGCTGCAAGCCCGCCTGAGACGTGCTGCTCGGGATCTGTCACAGGCCCCAGAGCGCATCATGGCCACCCGCACCCATCCTGAGGACCTGACCCGTGTGGAAACCATGGCCACTTTCGTGTCTTCCAATTACACCGATCCACTGACCGTGGAAGACATCGCCAGAGGGGCCAACTTGCACCCAAACTATGCAATGTCCCTGTTCAAACGCACCATGGGACTGACCCTGCTGGAATACCTGACCCAGCACCGTCTGGCCCACGCCCAGAGGCTGTTGATCACTTCGGATTGCAGCATTCTGGATGTGGCTCTGGAAGCAGGTTTTGGTTCTCTCAGTCGCTTTTATGCGGTCTTCAAATCTGAGGTGGGCATCTCTCCAAGACAATACCGTCGCCAGCGGGCCACCTGA